The proteins below are encoded in one region of Paramisgurnus dabryanus chromosome 2, PD_genome_1.1, whole genome shotgun sequence:
- the rnf32 gene encoding RING finger protein 32, with protein sequence MVSPLFSKYLEQGLTSKADSGRLTLAAVALQDHITRSVPVRNIPHNLPTSGSSCVAPHGFKRHKKQSTRQKVRVAEGTHGQEEEEYVLDQAPVHLTLAQKMGLVPAPSRRLTTEEWTEVKARSIQEGDSVQPCVICREEFRLQPQVLLSCSHVFHKVCLKSFEKFSGRKSCPMCRKEQYETRVIYDGAQLYREKCARRIQALWRGYVARKWYRNIRKHVPPKNPLLRQRFFEKKFQEMNDSLVQSCSTDIEEFLNEIDRSVAVSHDILRRFNSNYACEMEDKDWLEAQAKAIQRGVQDCPICLNHLNSKEGRKVLLLSCSHVFHEPCLQAFECFCQEAKPTCPLCRSRYAKMLVSN encoded by the exons ATGGTGAGTCCACTCTTTTCAAAATACCTCGAACAG GGATTGACTAGTAAAGCAGACAGCGGGAGGCTGACTCTAGCAGCTGTAGCACTACAGGACCATATCACACGAAGTGTTCCTGTACGAAACATTCCCCACAACCTTCCTACATCGGGCAGCTCATGTGTGGCTCCACACGGTTTTAAGAGGCACAAAAAACAAAGCACAAGGCAGAAAGTAAGAGTTGCTGAGGGAACACATGGGCAGGAAGAAGAAGAGTATGTGCTGGATCAAGCTCCCGTACATCTGACTCTCG CTCAGAAGATGGGTCTGGTGCCGGCTCCCTCAAGAAGACTTACAACAGAGGAGTGGACAGAGGTTAAAGCCAGGTCTATCCAGGAGGGAGACTCAGTTCAACCATGCGTGATATGTAGGGAAGAGTTTCGTCTACAACCACAG GTTCTGCTTTCCTGTTCACATGTTTTTCACAAA GTGTGTCTGAAGTCTTTTGAAAAGTTTTCAGGCAGGAAGAGCTGCCCTATGTGCAGGAAGGAGCAGTATGAGACAAGAGTGATTTATGATGGTGCTCAGCTTTATCGAGAAAAGTGTGCTCGCAG GATACAAGCTTTATGGCGAGGCTATGTCGCTCGCAAATGGTACAGAAACATAAGAAAACACGTGCCTCCAAAAAACCCACTGTTAAGACAGAGATTCTTTGAGAAAAAG TTTCAGGAGATGAACGACAGCCTGGTGCAGTCGTGCAGCACAGACATCGAAGAATTTCTGAATGAGATCGATCGCTCCGTGGCCGTGAGCCACGATATCCTGCGCCGCTTCAACAGCAACTACGCGTGTGAAATGGAGGACAAGGACTGGCTGGAAGCTCAAGCGAAG GCTATTCAGCGAGGTGTTCAGGATTGCCCCATTTGCCTAAACCATCTGAACTCCAAGGAAGGCAGGAAGGTCTTACTATTGTCTTGCTCTCATGTTTTCCATGAACCCTGCCTGCAAGCTTTTGAGTGTTTCTGCCAGGAAGCGAAACCCACATGTCCACTCTGCCGGTCCCGCTATGCCAAAATGCTTGTTTCGAATTAA